A window of the Brassica napus cultivar Da-Ae chromosome C5, Da-Ae, whole genome shotgun sequence genome harbors these coding sequences:
- the LOC106400261 gene encoding BAHD acyltransferase BIA1-like, with protein MENKVEILSREVIKPSSPTPNDKRILRLSLLDILSSPMYTGALLFYAADPHNLLGSSSEGTSLKLKKSLSKTLPIFYPLAGRITGSFIECNDEGAVFIEARVDHLLSEFLKCSVPESLESLIPVEALSREAVTWPVLLIQANFFSCGGLVLTICVSHKITDATSLAMFIIGWVETARGLEITMTPSFTASKFFPPPPDELPFKPMDRKVEVEEMNYVTKRFVFDASEIKKLRAKASCNLVKNPTRVEVVTALFWRCATKASRLSSLTTRTSVLLIPVSIRGKVDYLPENTIGNMLSIMILKNQEGMIDGIQDVVSELRKTKENFSLRCKEMSSSIVLESLAEIGKVYGRGNEMDLWMSNSWCKLGMYEADFGWGKPVWVTGRGTSSFKNFMLLIDAKDGEGIEAWITLVDKHMSLFEQDEELLESASLNPPVLI; from the coding sequence ATGGAGAACAAAGTTGAGATCTTATCAAGAGAAGTAATCAAACCGTCTTCTCCAACTCCAAATGATAAGAGAATTCTCCGTCTCTCTCTTCTTGATATCCTCAGCTCACCCATGTACACAGGTGCACTTCTCTTTTACGCTGCAGACCCGCATAACCTTCTCGGTTCTTCATCAGAAGGAACATCCTTGAAGCTCAAGAAATCTCTGTCTAAAACATTACCAATCTTCTACCCTCTTGCCGGAAGAATCACTGGAAGTTTCATCGAATGTAATGATGAAGGAGCTGTGTTTATAGAAGCTAGGGTGGACCATCTTCTCTCGGAGTTTCTCAAGTGCTCTGTTCCTGAATCATTGGAATCACTCATTCCCGTTGAAGCTTTATCAAGAGAAGCAGTTACATGGCCTGTGTTGCTAATCCAGGCCAACTTCTTCAGCTGTGGAGGATTAGTTTTAACAATCTGTGTTTCTCATAAGATCACTGATGCAACATCCTTAGCAATGTTCATCATAGGATGGGTTGAGACAGCAAGAGGTTTAGAGATTACAATGACTCCTAGTTTCACCGCTTCAAAGTTCTTTCCTCCACCTCCTGATGAGCTTCCTTTTAAACCGATGGATCGTAAAGTAGAGGTTGAAGAGATGAACTATGTAACAAAAAGGTTTGTGTTTGATGCTTCAGAGATCAAGAAACTTAGAGCCAAAGCTTCATGTAACCTTGTCAAGAATCCAACTCGTGTTGAAGTGGTTACAGCTCTCTTCTGGAGATGTGCAACTAAGGCTTCTAGGTTGAGTTCTTTAACAACAAGAACTTCGGTGTTGCTGATACCGGTGAGCATACGAGGGAAGGTAGATTATTTGCCTGAGAACACCATTGGGAATATGCTTTCCATCATGATTCTCAAGAACCAAGAAGGTATGATAGATGGGATTCAAGATGTGGTTAGTGAGTTGAGGAAAACAAAGGAAAACTTCAGCTTAAGATGCAAGGAAATGTCGTCGTCGATAGTTCTTGAGTCTTTGGCAGAGATTGGGAAAGTATATGGAAGAGGAAATGAGATGGACTTGTGGATGAGTAATAGCTGGTGTAAGCTTGGCATGTACGAGGCTGATTTTGGATGGGGAAAGCCGGTTTGGGTGACCGGAAGAGGCACTTCTAGTTTCAAGAACTTTATGTTGTTAATTGATGCTAAAGATGGAGAGGGGATTGAAGCTTGGATCACTCTTGTTGATAAACACATGTCTCTTTTCGAACAAGATGAAGAGCTTCTTGAATCAGCTTCCTTGAATCCCCCTGTTTTGATATAA
- the LOC106364672 gene encoding uncharacterized protein LOC106364672 codes for MDSGLSWADQWDYNSDPPPNSSKDDDKKKKKKEDASKSSLGKAFKWVKELRKKSDK; via the coding sequence ATGGATTCGGGACTATCTTGGGCTGATCAATGGGATTACAACTCTGATCCTCCTCCAAATTCATCTAAAGACGacgataagaagaagaaaaagaaggaagaCGCAAGCAAAAGCAGTTTGGGAAAGGCCTTCAAATGGGTGAAAGAACTTCGCAAGAAATCtgataagtaa